A part of Desulfotomaculum nigrificans DSM 574 genomic DNA contains:
- a CDS encoding TetR/AcrR family transcriptional regulator: MTVNRRQQIIDAATRCFALFGYKATTMDQVAKLAEVGKGTIYTFFKNKEELFDQIMQDLILEMKEVAEQAVDPNRSFFANLHHVLYRVLDFRRKHELTIKLSQEVKAIGTKVAQAGMKKLEDAILSFIQKEVQQAIDKGEIKKCDPKITAFVMLKLYVALVYDWEKTHPPLDKEQIDNLFRLYLVEGLAP; the protein is encoded by the coding sequence ATGACTGTTAATCGCAGACAACAAATTATTGATGCCGCCACCCGGTGTTTTGCCCTTTTTGGCTATAAAGCCACCACTATGGATCAAGTGGCTAAATTGGCCGAGGTAGGGAAGGGCACAATCTATACTTTTTTTAAAAACAAAGAAGAACTTTTTGATCAGATTATGCAGGATTTGATTTTAGAAATGAAAGAAGTGGCCGAGCAAGCTGTTGATCCTAACCGGTCCTTTTTTGCCAACCTGCATCATGTGCTATACCGGGTGTTGGACTTCCGTCGCAAGCATGAGCTCACCATTAAGCTTTCCCAGGAAGTGAAAGCCATTGGCACTAAAGTGGCCCAAGCTGGTATGAAAAAACTGGAAGATGCCATCTTATCCTTTATTCAAAAGGAAGTGCAACAAGCCATTGATAAAGGGGAAATAAAAAAATGTGACCCCAAAATTACTGCTTTTGTCATGCTTAAACTATATGTGGCACTGGTTTATGACTGGGAAAAAACTCACCCGCCCCTGGATAAAGAACAAATTGATAACCTGTTCCGACTATACCTGGTTGAAGGATTGGCCCCATAG
- a CDS encoding copper amine oxidase N-terminal domain-containing protein, with amino-acid sequence MKYFNKTYCVILCILLFFSLCYPALADTTTVYSPGYRVKSSLDEDHNGYQAIMATITLPQAADVRGVKETGAAYNYLGLETFGGHIIEIGLHKDYYDLANGKWSVFAYANYPGAFVNYGSNERWHNFRIMPWSPQGPDLVFPDGSKVTMILKVTDKDEVSFAIPGFDPILLKVPGADPTGKDQIFRRVTSIMTDDAQGFTKNNCWEEVKLQKPNQDFITWVPQPGETLKSNNMDQNDPNGSSITVKAAQYYPEIVDISELKPMQRTKKAVVKFIVGQNSFTVDDSIIEMDATTYTDQDRTFVPVRYLAQALGVSDINWNGDTQTVTLTKGEEVVVLTVGKQEMVSPAGTVSMDVSPVSRADRVYLPARYVAEAFGYYASWDEETRTVTIQ; translated from the coding sequence ATGAAATATTTTAACAAAACTTATTGTGTTATATTGTGTATATTGTTGTTTTTTTCTCTTTGTTACCCGGCTTTAGCCGATACCACCACTGTGTACAGTCCAGGCTACCGAGTAAAATCCTCACTGGATGAAGACCACAATGGCTACCAGGCCATAATGGCCACCATTACCTTGCCCCAGGCTGCCGATGTTAGGGGAGTAAAAGAAACCGGAGCGGCCTATAACTACTTGGGGCTGGAAACTTTCGGGGGTCACATTATTGAGATCGGGCTCCATAAGGATTACTATGACCTGGCCAATGGTAAGTGGTCCGTCTTTGCTTATGCCAATTATCCCGGGGCCTTCGTCAACTATGGTTCAAATGAACGCTGGCATAATTTTAGAATCATGCCTTGGAGCCCCCAGGGGCCAGACCTGGTATTCCCAGATGGAAGTAAAGTTACCATGATCCTAAAGGTAACTGACAAAGATGAAGTATCCTTTGCAATACCCGGTTTTGATCCAATTCTATTAAAGGTGCCGGGGGCCGACCCTACCGGAAAAGATCAAATTTTCCGCCGGGTAACCAGTATTATGACCGACGATGCCCAGGGCTTTACTAAAAACAATTGCTGGGAAGAGGTAAAATTACAAAAGCCCAACCAGGACTTTATAACCTGGGTGCCTCAACCGGGGGAAACTTTAAAATCCAATAATATGGATCAAAATGACCCCAATGGTTCATCAATCACGGTTAAGGCCGCCCAATATTACCCTGAAATTGTGGATATCAGTGAACTCAAGCCCATGCAACGGACTAAAAAGGCAGTGGTGAAGTTTATAGTGGGGCAAAATAGTTTTACTGTTGATGATTCAATCATAGAAATGGATGCCACCACCTATACCGATCAGGACAGGACCTTTGTGCCAGTGCGCTATCTGGCCCAGGCCCTGGGTGTCAGTGACATAAATTGGAACGGGGACACCCAGACTGTGACACTAACCAAAGGGGAGGAGGTTGTGGTTCTGACGGTTGGTAAACAGGAAATGGTATCCCCGGCAGGCACGGTGAGCATGGATGTTAGCCCGGTATCCCGTGCTGACAGGGTCTATCTGCCAGCCCGCTATGTCGCCGAAGCCTTTGGTTATTATGCCAGTTGGGATGAGGAAACCCGGACAGTAACGATACAGTAA
- a CDS encoding sensor histidine kinase, producing MSWILLVSMAERMGFIVAIAFLLTRWPRFRRLLDHPASLTDKLLLAMVFGLFGIIGTYSGITVSPGEVKHQFPGYLSYEDAIANSRAIGVIVAGLLGGPLTGLGASLIASIHRVLLGGFTDIACGVSTLFEGLLAGVIYQIRHNEGVSPWVGLATGLVGEIGQMGIILALAKPFDQAWMLVQIIALPMIIANSLGIALFIAIVRTVVENERWIGAMQAQKALAIADQTLSHLRTGLNYDSALATAKIIYREADLAAVAITDRQVILAHVGEGADHHLTGTAILTRVTRQVLDSGQLKIATNPSEILCEVPHCPLRSAVVVPLRSGPKVIGTLKLYSIKESKPDRLMVELAKGLAHLFSTQLELGEAERQARLLQDAEIKALQAQINPHFLFNALNTVVSLIRTNPDEARRVLIQLGNYIRQNLKSSLSKWTNLETELKHVQAYLAVVQARFSNLLKVTIDVPLALYGIALPPLTLQPLVENAVQHGFAKITEMSAVEISAVDQGDHVLITVKDNGVGIDPEMQRYLLDAERDAERDRGVDGIGLINVHSRLVGVFGPESGLNIYSVPGQGTTISFKVPVNSE from the coding sequence ATGTCGTGGATATTACTTGTCTCTATGGCTGAACGCATGGGTTTTATTGTGGCCATTGCCTTTTTACTTACCAGGTGGCCACGTTTTCGACGGTTACTGGATCACCCGGCCAGCTTAACGGATAAGTTGCTATTGGCCATGGTGTTTGGTCTGTTCGGCATTATTGGTACTTATTCAGGTATTACCGTGAGTCCCGGGGAGGTCAAACATCAATTTCCCGGTTACCTCTCCTATGAAGATGCCATTGCTAATTCCCGGGCCATCGGCGTCATTGTGGCGGGACTTTTGGGGGGACCGCTGACCGGCTTAGGGGCCAGTCTAATTGCCAGTATACATAGAGTGTTGTTGGGTGGATTTACTGACATCGCTTGCGGTGTTTCTACACTTTTTGAAGGTTTATTGGCCGGGGTGATCTACCAAATACGCCACAACGAAGGAGTTTCCCCGTGGGTGGGTTTAGCCACCGGTTTGGTTGGGGAAATCGGCCAAATGGGCATTATTTTAGCCCTGGCTAAACCCTTTGACCAGGCCTGGATGCTGGTACAAATTATTGCTTTACCCATGATCATCGCTAATAGCCTGGGTATTGCCTTGTTTATTGCCATTGTGCGTACCGTGGTAGAAAATGAGCGCTGGATTGGTGCCATGCAAGCTCAAAAGGCCCTGGCCATTGCTGATCAGACCTTATCCCATTTACGCACCGGTCTTAACTATGACTCAGCCCTGGCCACGGCCAAAATCATTTACCGGGAAGCCGACCTGGCGGCGGTGGCCATTACTGACCGGCAGGTAATTTTGGCCCATGTGGGTGAGGGGGCTGACCATCACTTGACCGGCACTGCAATTTTGACCAGGGTCACCCGGCAGGTGTTAGACAGCGGCCAGTTGAAAATAGCAACCAACCCATCGGAAATCCTTTGTGAGGTGCCCCATTGTCCTTTACGGTCAGCGGTGGTGGTACCCTTGCGCAGTGGCCCAAAGGTGATTGGCACCCTCAAATTATACTCCATTAAAGAGAGTAAACCAGACCGGCTGATGGTGGAGTTGGCCAAAGGACTGGCCCATTTATTTTCCACCCAATTGGAACTGGGTGAGGCCGAAAGACAGGCCAGACTGCTGCAGGATGCAGAAATTAAAGCTTTACAGGCCCAAATTAACCCTCATTTTTTGTTTAACGCTTTAAACACGGTGGTTTCTTTAATTCGCACCAATCCTGATGAAGCCAGGAGGGTACTAATCCAACTGGGAAATTACATTAGGCAGAATTTAAAATCTTCTCTAAGCAAGTGGACTAACCTGGAGACAGAGTTAAAACATGTCCAGGCCTATCTGGCTGTGGTACAGGCACGGTTTTCCAATTTGCTAAAGGTAACCATTGATGTACCCTTGGCTTTGTATGGGATTGCCCTGCCGCCCCTGACCTTACAGCCGTTAGTGGAAAATGCCGTCCAGCACGGATTTGCTAAAATCACCGAAATGTCCGCCGTTGAAATAAGCGCCGTGGATCAGGGTGATCACGTGTTAATCACGGTAAAAGATAATGGGGTGGGGATAGACCCGGAAATGCAAAGGTATTTATTAGATGCTGAAAGAGATGCTGAAAGAGACCGGGGGGTTGATGGCATTGGATTAATCAATGTGCACAGTCGGTTAGTGGGAGTATTCGGTCCCGAGTCAGGGCTTAATATCTACAGCGTGCCCGGTCAGGGTACAACCATTAGTTTTAAAGTACCTGTTAATTCAGAATGA
- a CDS encoding glucose 1-dehydrogenase: MKFQDKVVIVTGAAKGIGHSIALMYAAQGAKVVLADWDAENGLATEKLIREKGGQATFFLTDVGKPQDIENLMHRTQEKYGQINILINNAGLSRWKSPYELTVEEWDTILNINLRGVFLCAREAAKIMRQHGGGSIVNISSTRALMSEPDTEAYAASKGGIVALTHALAISLGPDHITVNAISPGWIETGDYDQLRPIDHRQHPAQRVGQPDDIARACLFLTDPDNNFITGANLVIDGGMTRKMIYEP; this comes from the coding sequence ATGAAATTTCAAGATAAGGTTGTTATCGTTACCGGAGCAGCTAAAGGTATTGGCCATAGCATTGCCCTGATGTATGCAGCCCAGGGAGCTAAGGTAGTGCTTGCCGATTGGGATGCGGAAAACGGTCTGGCTACGGAGAAGCTAATCAGAGAAAAGGGCGGCCAAGCCACATTTTTCCTCACCGATGTAGGCAAGCCACAAGACATCGAAAATCTGATGCACAGAACCCAGGAAAAGTATGGTCAAATAAATATTTTAATCAATAATGCCGGATTGTCCAGGTGGAAGTCACCTTACGAGTTAACGGTGGAAGAATGGGACACCATTTTAAATATTAATTTACGGGGTGTTTTCCTTTGTGCCAGAGAAGCGGCCAAAATCATGCGTCAACATGGTGGTGGATCCATTGTTAACATTTCCTCCACCAGGGCCCTCATGTCCGAGCCTGATACCGAGGCCTATGCTGCTTCCAAAGGCGGAATTGTTGCTTTGACCCACGCCCTGGCCATTTCCCTGGGGCCGGATCACATCACAGTAAACGCCATTAGCCCCGGCTGGATAGAGACCGGAGACTATGACCAGCTGAGGCCAATTGATCACCGGCAGCACCCGGCCCAGCGGGTGGGCCAACCAGATGACATTGCCAGGGCTTGTCTGTTCCTGACCGATCCGGATAATAACTTCATAACCGGTGCCAACCTGGTAATTGACGGCGGCATGACCCGTAAGATGATTTATGAGCCTTAG
- the yfcE gene encoding phosphodiesterase, which yields MKIGVISDTHGSLKYFNQALEVLGHCDYILHGGDVLYHGPRNPLPEDYAPKELAQKINNLTNIIFTKGNCDADVDQMVINHPLQSPYTLLQPGKFKILLCHGYKETKDELIAMAKRFKVDILIYGHTHIKELYQEPGLIVLNPGSTALPKDDIHSVALIDEYVIKLINIGTKEVIKEISLN from the coding sequence GTGAAAATCGGTGTCATAAGTGATACTCATGGAAGTTTAAAATATTTTAATCAAGCACTGGAGGTTTTAGGCCATTGCGACTATATCCTCCATGGCGGAGATGTATTATACCACGGCCCCCGAAACCCTTTGCCCGAGGACTATGCACCAAAAGAGTTAGCCCAAAAAATCAACAATTTGACCAATATCATATTTACTAAAGGCAATTGTGATGCGGATGTGGACCAAATGGTGATTAACCATCCCCTGCAAAGCCCCTATACTCTTTTACAGCCGGGGAAATTTAAAATTCTTTTGTGCCATGGTTATAAAGAAACCAAAGATGAATTAATAGCCATGGCTAAAAGGTTTAAAGTGGATATATTAATTTACGGTCATACCCACATTAAGGAGCTTTATCAAGAACCGGGGTTAATTGTTCTTAACCCCGGCAGCACCGCCCTGCCTAAGGATGATATTCACTCGGTGGCTTTAATAGACGAGTATGTGATTAAACTTATTAATATTGGTACAAAAGAAGTAATCAAGGAAATCAGTCTAAATTAA
- a CDS encoding ABC transporter permease, translating to MFNIARLTFWEVTRKKVFLVTILLSLAFLLLYGIALHFTAQEIVRMKAMGQSQLMIQQVVGNQILGAGLYFASFLLALLALLASVGSIASEIENGLLHAIVSKPIKRREIVLGKFIGYGSMLAAYAMILYGGILGLNWYYNAISLTFLSPARTIYGALIFILQPLVLLSVAMVCSTLVRTLTAGIISTILFGLAMVGGFLEQIGNLVGKTTLVNIGIATSLVMPSDALFRKLLSVVAGSDVNPLSSLSLGPFGVAVPPSNAMLVYTCLYILGGIGLAIYNFNQKDL from the coding sequence GTGTTTAATATAGCCCGTTTGACCTTTTGGGAAGTAACCAGAAAAAAAGTCTTCCTGGTGACCATCCTGCTTTCGCTGGCCTTTCTTTTATTGTACGGCATAGCCCTCCATTTCACGGCCCAAGAAATAGTCCGGATGAAGGCCATGGGACAATCACAACTAATGATCCAACAGGTGGTGGGTAATCAGATACTGGGGGCGGGGCTTTATTTTGCTTCCTTTTTACTGGCTTTGTTAGCCCTGTTAGCCAGTGTGGGGTCCATTGCTTCTGAAATTGAAAACGGCCTGTTACACGCCATTGTTTCTAAGCCGATTAAACGCCGAGAGATTGTTTTAGGTAAATTTATCGGTTACGGTTCCATGTTGGCGGCTTACGCCATGATTCTGTACGGGGGTATATTAGGACTTAATTGGTATTATAATGCTATCTCCCTGACCTTCTTGTCACCAGCCAGGACAATTTACGGGGCTTTGATTTTTATACTACAGCCCCTGGTACTTTTGTCAGTGGCCATGGTTTGCAGCACGCTGGTAAGAACCTTGACGGCGGGGATTATCTCCACCATTCTTTTCGGTTTGGCTATGGTGGGAGGATTTTTAGAACAGATTGGCAATTTAGTGGGTAAGACTACCCTCGTTAACATTGGTATTGCCACCAGCCTGGTAATGCCCAGTGATGCTTTATTCCGCAAACTGCTATCCGTGGTAGCCGGTAGTGATGTTAATCCTTTATCTTCTCTTTCTCTGGGCCCCTTCGGGGTAGCTGTGCCGCCCAGTAATGCCATGCTGGTATATACATGTCTGTATATTCTGGGGGGAATTGGTCTGGCAATTTATAATTTTAACCAAAAGGACCTTTAG
- a CDS encoding ABC transporter ATP-binding protein yields MLAIETNHLTKTYQGQGGCRDISLAVPQGSIFGLLGPNGAGKSTLVKMLVGLLHPTSGEAKLLGQPFNEPSVRKRVGFLPENFAYHDWLTGEDLLMFHASLFGLSRAEAARRIPEVLELVGLTNHSHKPVGSYSKGMQQRIGLGCALLPDPDLLFLDEPTSALDPIGRKVVRDLLISLKNRGKTIFLNSHLLSELESLCDRVAIIKKGQLIFQGDWREFAAGHRVRVVVDGQLTPDKLSSLPVGGLKLVSQKELPDVKGIKGRQEVVFTCADSSQVPQLVKVLVAAGYQLYEVAPVMDSLEKLFLEFVTNTPEGR; encoded by the coding sequence GTGCTAGCCATAGAAACTAATCATTTAACTAAGACCTACCAAGGCCAAGGGGGCTGCCGGGATATATCCCTGGCGGTTCCCCAGGGGTCTATTTTTGGTTTATTGGGTCCTAACGGAGCAGGTAAAAGCACCCTGGTTAAAATGCTGGTGGGGCTGTTGCATCCCACCTCAGGGGAGGCTAAATTGCTAGGCCAGCCCTTTAATGAACCATCCGTCCGTAAGCGGGTAGGGTTCCTGCCGGAAAACTTTGCTTACCACGATTGGCTCACCGGCGAGGATTTACTCATGTTTCATGCCTCTTTATTTGGCCTATCACGGGCCGAGGCAGCCAGGCGTATACCTGAGGTACTGGAACTGGTGGGCCTAACCAACCACAGCCATAAACCAGTGGGTAGTTATAGTAAGGGGATGCAGCAGCGCATTGGCCTGGGCTGTGCCCTGCTGCCTGACCCGGATTTGCTCTTTTTGGACGAGCCCACATCTGCGTTAGACCCGATTGGCCGCAAGGTGGTCCGAGACCTGCTGATTAGCCTAAAAAATCGAGGCAAAACCATATTTTTAAACAGTCACCTGCTTAGTGAACTGGAAAGTTTGTGTGACCGTGTCGCCATTATTAAAAAGGGACAGTTAATTTTTCAGGGTGATTGGCGGGAATTTGCCGCTGGGCACCGGGTGCGGGTAGTGGTTGACGGCCAGCTTACCCCGGATAAACTTTCATCCCTGCCAGTTGGAGGCCTTAAGCTGGTTTCACAAAAGGAACTGCCAGACGTTAAGGGGATCAAGGGGCGACAAGAAGTGGTATTTACCTGTGCCGATAGCAGTCAGGTACCCCAACTGGTAAAAGTCCTGGTGGCAGCGGGATACCAACTTTATGAAGTGGCGCCTGTGATGGACTCACTGGAAAAACTCTTTTTAGAATTTGTCACCAATACTCCGGAAGGAAGGTAA
- a CDS encoding APC family permease produces MHEVVDLKDDLKREIGILPAIATVVGLVIGSGVFFKPGKVFASSNDVTWGILAWVLGGLITLFAGLTVAELGAAIPQTGGLYAWLYRIYGKLWSFLYGWIYTVIVGPATIAALAIIFATQVQVFFPISDLAMKLVAIGLMLILTVSNYFGARYGGYIQTVSTIAKLIPIVLIIIVGSARGTGGQVTGAGAGFSGTGFSAALVATLWAYDGWITVGNISGELKNPRRDLPIAIIAGIAMVAVVYIAINIAIVNTLPLDTIARAGTTAINLASAKLFGDFGATLLAIGIMISIFGCLNGHVLTDPRIPFAMAQQGDFPAFLKKISPYKTPTNGFVVQSILASLYILTGTFDALTNIVVFTTYIFFVAGMVGVIILRQREPELHRPYKVPLYPVIPILGILGGIYILYSTLTAETAQALYGIAVTLLGIPVFYYFRRGGVRIKPVPES; encoded by the coding sequence GTGCATGAGGTAGTGGACTTAAAAGATGATCTTAAAAGAGAGATAGGTATTTTACCGGCCATTGCCACAGTAGTAGGTTTAGTTATTGGTTCGGGTGTTTTTTTTAAACCAGGCAAAGTATTTGCTTCCAGCAACGATGTTACCTGGGGTATTTTGGCCTGGGTGCTGGGGGGATTGATTACCCTGTTTGCCGGCCTTACCGTGGCTGAGTTAGGAGCGGCCATACCCCAAACCGGCGGTTTATATGCCTGGTTATATCGTATTTATGGTAAATTATGGTCCTTTTTATATGGTTGGATTTATACCGTCATTGTGGGACCGGCCACCATTGCCGCGCTGGCCATTATATTTGCCACCCAGGTGCAAGTGTTTTTTCCCATTTCCGATTTAGCCATGAAACTGGTGGCCATCGGTCTTATGCTAATATTAACCGTATCCAATTACTTTGGAGCCCGCTATGGAGGGTATATCCAAACAGTCTCTACCATAGCCAAACTTATACCAATTGTCCTAATTATTATAGTGGGCTCAGCCCGGGGAACCGGTGGGCAGGTTACAGGTGCCGGAGCAGGCTTTAGCGGTACCGGCTTTTCTGCTGCCCTGGTGGCCACCCTGTGGGCCTATGATGGATGGATTACAGTGGGAAATATCAGTGGGGAACTAAAAAACCCCCGGCGGGATTTACCCATTGCCATTATCGCCGGTATTGCCATGGTGGCGGTGGTTTATATTGCCATCAACATTGCCATTGTCAATACCTTGCCCCTTGATACCATTGCCAGGGCCGGCACCACCGCCATTAACCTGGCCAGTGCCAAATTATTTGGTGACTTTGGGGCCACCCTGCTGGCCATTGGAATTATGATCTCAATTTTTGGATGCTTAAACGGCCACGTGCTGACGGACCCCCGGATTCCCTTTGCCATGGCCCAACAAGGTGACTTTCCTGCCTTTTTGAAAAAAATCAGCCCCTATAAGACACCAACCAATGGCTTTGTGGTACAAAGCATCCTGGCCAGCTTATATATCCTCACCGGTACCTTTGATGCCCTAACTAATATTGTGGTATTTACCACCTACATTTTCTTTGTGGCCGGAATGGTGGGGGTAATCATTCTGAGACAACGTGAACCGGAACTCCACCGGCCCTATAAAGTACCCCTTTACCCGGTCATCCCGATATTGGGTATTCTGGGCGGCATTTATATCTTGTATTCCACCCTCACAGCTGAAACAGCCCAGGCCTTATACGGCATTGCTGTCACATTGCTAGGTATCCCGGTCTTTTACTACTTCCGCCGGGGCGGTGTCAGGATTAAACCTGTACCGGAATCTTAA
- a CDS encoding YhgE/Pip domain-containing protein, whose translation MNSFKLLIRDIKSIIKDPKVLIPVLAVLLIPLLYSATFLWAFWDPYAKLDHLPVAVVNLDKGAKFNGQDLNIGRDLTDQLKDNQKFDWQFVGAKQAREGLEHNKYYMVIEIPADFSQKAATITEDHPTPAEFRFIPNESYNFLASQIGENAVDKIKEQINNNLTEAYTKAIFANIDTLANGLAQASDGSQQLADGARATQAGVNKIKDNLNKLAAGTVPLQKGLTTVAGGSSQLHQGLLELQQGTHQLADGLSQLSQGNSQLLTGAKQSQAGMKKLQTGLDASVEGLEKVQTSSQAVSRGLEQYVQAHPELAEDPQLQKLVVTSKQVTSGMATVVDSQKQLAAGAAQLTAGQTELVTGMATFSEKLNQAKDASQSIDQGAARLVQGSAQLETGLAQVNNGFQQLSDGTYQLSEGTDKLTNGMSRITNGTEQLAHKLTEAANKTSQIKGNDQLYSMFADPVQMQKQSFREVPNYGTGFTPYFLSLGLFVGALILTIVIPLREPSGIPGSAFSWFLGKFMLLAIIGTVQAVIADLVLLYGLHIEVKSVPLFFIFSIITSLTFMALVQFLVTAFDNPGRFVAILILIWQLVTSAGTFPLELIPTRLQVFNHWLPMTYSVFGFKAVISSGDFSFMWQNAKILAIFIISMSIGTILYYTMNYKRNYAAAAPVDEVATVS comes from the coding sequence GTGAATAGTTTCAAACTTTTGATAAGAGACATTAAGTCCATCATTAAAGACCCCAAGGTATTGATCCCCGTCCTGGCGGTACTTTTAATCCCCTTGCTGTACAGTGCCACCTTTTTATGGGCCTTTTGGGACCCATATGCCAAATTAGATCATTTACCGGTGGCAGTGGTTAACCTGGATAAGGGGGCTAAATTTAACGGTCAAGACTTAAATATTGGCCGTGACTTGACAGATCAATTAAAGGACAACCAAAAGTTTGATTGGCAATTTGTCGGGGCCAAGCAAGCCCGGGAAGGGCTGGAACATAATAAATATTACATGGTAATTGAAATTCCCGCGGATTTTTCACAAAAAGCTGCCACTATTACGGAAGATCACCCGACACCGGCGGAGTTCCGCTTTATTCCCAATGAAAGTTATAACTTTCTAGCCAGTCAAATTGGTGAAAATGCGGTGGACAAAATTAAAGAGCAGATAAACAACAACTTGACCGAGGCTTACACCAAAGCCATTTTTGCTAACATTGACACCCTGGCCAACGGCCTGGCCCAAGCCAGTGATGGTTCACAGCAGCTGGCCGATGGGGCCCGGGCTACCCAGGCCGGAGTAAATAAAATTAAAGACAATTTAAATAAACTGGCTGCCGGCACTGTTCCCCTGCAAAAGGGATTAACCACGGTGGCCGGTGGTTCCTCCCAGCTACATCAAGGACTGCTGGAACTGCAGCAGGGGACCCATCAGCTGGCGGACGGTTTATCCCAGCTATCCCAAGGCAACAGCCAACTTTTAACCGGGGCTAAACAATCCCAAGCGGGGATGAAAAAGTTACAAACCGGACTTGACGCCTCTGTGGAAGGCCTGGAGAAAGTGCAAACCAGCTCTCAGGCTGTGTCCCGGGGACTGGAACAATATGTCCAGGCTCATCCGGAGCTGGCCGAGGATCCTCAGCTGCAAAAACTGGTGGTCACCAGCAAACAGGTAACCAGCGGCATGGCCACCGTCGTTGACAGCCAGAAGCAGCTGGCCGCCGGGGCAGCGCAATTAACCGCCGGGCAAACGGAACTGGTGACCGGCATGGCTACTTTTAGTGAAAAGTTAAACCAGGCTAAAGATGCCAGTCAGTCAATTGACCAGGGTGCAGCCAGGTTGGTACAAGGCAGCGCCCAGTTGGAAACCGGTTTGGCCCAAGTAAACAACGGTTTTCAGCAATTGTCCGATGGCACCTATCAATTATCCGAGGGAACTGACAAGCTAACAAATGGTATGTCTCGAATCACTAACGGTACCGAGCAGTTGGCCCATAAGTTGACCGAAGCCGCCAACAAAACCTCTCAAATCAAGGGAAACGATCAACTATACAGCATGTTTGCTGATCCCGTACAGATGCAAAAGCAATCTTTTAGAGAGGTCCCCAACTATGGCACCGGCTTTACTCCTTATTTCTTATCCCTGGGCTTATTTGTAGGGGCATTGATTTTAACCATTGTTATTCCCCTGCGGGAGCCCAGCGGTATACCTGGATCAGCCTTTAGCTGGTTCCTGGGTAAATTTATGCTGCTGGCCATCATTGGTACCGTACAAGCGGTAATTGCCGATCTGGTGCTGTTGTACGGATTGCATATAGAAGTTAAGAGCGTACCTTTATTCTTCATCTTTAGTATCATTACCAGCCTTACCTTTATGGCGCTGGTTCAGTTCCTGGTGACTGCCTTTGATAACCCGGGCCGTTTTGTGGCTATCTTAATTTTGATTTGGCAGCTGGTAACCAGTGCCGGCACATTCCCGTTGGAATTGATTCCCACCCGGCTGCAGGTATTTAACCACTGGTTGCCTATGACCTACTCGGTCTTTGGTTTCAAGGCTGTCATTTCCAGCGGCGACTTCTCCTTTATGTGGCAGAATGCCAAGATACTGGCCATCTTTATTATCAGTATGAGTATCGGCACTATCCTCTACTATACAATGAATTACAAACGTAACTATGCTGCAGCAGCACCTGTGGATGAAGTAGCCACTGTATCTTAA